The genomic DNA GGAAGCCGGCCCCAGATTCCTGGGTCACACCTCTTATAGTACTATACAGCAGCCCCATCAGGGGAGCAGGCCTGCGAGAACGGATGGAACACCATTCCCTGCCGGCTCTCCCCTTGCTACAGGTGGGAGAAAGATGAGGTAGTAATTTCCTGCTGGCCTGGCAAGATAGCAGTGAATTACAGCAGCTCCTGAGCCAGCTCAGCTGTGCTGGCAAGCATTCAGGGAGAGGAAAAACCCTACCCACAGCCAGAGAGGAGGGAAGCAGGTGTGTTATTCCCTTTCGCTCACTTGATGGCAAAGATGACAGAGCTAACACGGGCCATAAGATCGCCTCCGCTCCTCCAAAAAGCCATGCACCCCCCAGGATACTTCTCATATTCACGCCTGGCAAAGTGCTTTGGCTGCTGGCACCCTGCTGCGGGAGAGTGAATTAACGTGGTCCTGTGCTACACTGGAGCAAGCGAAGTATGCAGTGTCCCAACTCCTCAAGAGCCATCGCTCCTGACGCCAGTGCTGGGGCCGCGGAGGGGACACCGTGCACCCAGTGCTCAAGTCACTGCATGAATGTGAGAAACGCCTTGAAAATTGCACAAAGCACTGAACAACCCGTGGGCAATTCTCTGTCACAGTAAAACTTCGGTGCAAATGAGAAACCTAACAACTGAAAACAGCTCAGATGTACTGGTAGGAAGCGAAAACCAGCCTCATTTATCtgccacttttttcccccctttcctctctGGATTTCTTTGCTCTCCTAatgcaataaataaaagataCAAGCCAGATACACAGGCAAATAAAGTCCTGCGTGTGATACAGATTGCcctctacacattttttttaggCCAAAGTCTGGTTTTGGTTCTACACTGCTTAAATGCCAGGAattcagcagagctgctctggatGGCTAGTAGCATGATCGAGGCTGGTGCCTGGCCCCCATCAGATGCAGTCAGACTTTCTGAAACCAGCCAGAAACATCTGCTCTTGGGGTTGATGCAGATGATTTAATTGCTATAGTTTCTGGAGTAACGCTGAATTTACTGATTGCTTTTAATAGAATGCTCAAAAAGGCTTTCAGACACGTCCTTCACAAGAGGCCATGAAGGAAACTCAGTAATAGTACGATAATTGCATTAGCATCTCCAGTGAGCCCAGGGCTGCACAGTGGTGCATGCCTTACAAGGCACACAGAGAGGCTTTGCCCTACATACACAAGGATAGCAAAGTGGGAGAGAAAGGGCAAAGATCTTCACTGCCCTATATTAATTAAACTGCCCATTATAAGCCTACACCAACGGCTTGGGTGCATCAGCTGAAGCTTTGTGCTGCTCAGGCCAAGGGTGTTTTACCCAACATACCAAAACCTGCCCAGCCCATCGCCGGCCCTGTGTAACTGAGCCTGGGAGCTGGGTAAGACCCTGCACAATGCTGAAACACCAAGAGCATCCACGCAGGTTAGGGATGTTTTGCCATCTCCCCTCCCGTTCTGCCACCTTAGGAACTCCAGTCAGACCCCAGTCAGGCTCCTGACTTGCAGAGACAGCTTTATCTTAATGTTCACACTGAAACATCTGTCATGAGTTTGTGCAAACCTTGTTCCCTGAAAACCCCTTTGCCCAGCAAGGGGCCACGATCCTAGATGCTCTGCTGCAACAGGTGCTACTGGACTTGCCTCCCTTGTGTACAGAGTTAAATAGATATTAGTATGACTGTATCTAGCAAAAGCACGTTGGTGAACATGACACAGGCACATCAGTAACGTATGGACACACTGCATCAATACATGTATGTGGTAGGTATCAATACATGTGTATATGGGCATATACATGCCTGTGTTGCATCCACAGACACATCGGTTCAAAAAAATTGTAGATGGCTTTACCCCTCCACCTCTGGAAAGGGATGTGGGGGCTCCTGGAGGCCACACCACGGCGGGAAGGCAGCAACAGCCAGACACCCCATGGCATCGCACCCTGCAGGGGCTGGGCACCCCACTGCACCCTGCACCAGTGGCTGGTCACCCCATGGCATTGCATcctgcagcaggacagcagcaacagcagccagACACCACACCATACCCCACAGCAGGACAGTAGTGACAGCAGGACACCTCACTGCACCCCACAGCAGGACggcagtggcagcagctgggCACCCCAACGCACCCCACAGCGGGACAGGATGGCCGCGGCAGCAGCTAGGTACCCCACAGCAGgacggcagcagcagcaggacaccCCCGCACACCCTGCACTAGCGGCTGATCATCCCCCAGCACTGCATCCTGCAGATGCTGCCATCCTGCTGCGGGGTGCAATGGGGTGCCTGGCTACTGCTGCCATCCCGCTATTGGACACCTCACAGCACCGTACCCCACAGCgggacagcagcagcactcggacacccccctgcaccccacagcgggatagcagcagcagcaggacacccccctgcaccccacagtgggacagcagtggcagcaggacaccccactgcaccccacaGCGGAgtagcagtggcagcagcagaagcagcggcagcagcaggacaCCTCACGGCACCCCACAGtgggatggcagcagcagcagcaacagcaggacACCCCATTGCACCCCACAGCGggatgacagcagcagcagggcaccccacagaatcatagaatcatagaataaccaggttggaagagacccaccagatcattgagtccaaccattcctatcaaacactaaaccatgccccttagcacctcgtccacccgtcccttaaacacctccagggaaggtgaatcaaccacctccctgggcagcctgttccagtgcccaatgaccctttctgtgaagaattttttcctaatgtccagcctaaatctcccctggtggagcttgaggccattctctcttgtcctgtcccctgtcacttgggagaagaggccagcaccctcctctccacaacctcctttcaggtagtcgtagagagcaatgaggtctcccctcagcctcctcttctccaggctgaacaagcccagctctctcagccgctcctcataaggcctgctctccagccccctcaccagctttgttgctcttctctggactcgctccagagcctcaacatccttcttgcggtgaggggcccagaactgaacacaggattcgaggagcggtctcaccagtgccgagtacagagggagaataacctccctggacctgctggtcacgccgtttctgatccaagccaagatgccattggccttcttggccacctgggccactgctggctcatgttcagtcgctgtcaaccaacacccccaggtccctctcctccaggcagctttctagccagacttctcctagtctgtagctgcacagagttgttgtgccccaagtgcaggacccggcatttagccttgttaaacctcatcccattggactctgcccagcggtccagcctgttcagatccctttgcaaaagcagcagcagcgggaCGGCAGCAgcgggacacccccccccccccaaccccgcacCGGCCAGAGCTCCCGCCGTCGCCCCCTCCCCTTTCGCCCCTCCGTGCTGGGGGCCGGGCCGCGCGGCtcggggggcggcgcggggcggggcggcggggccgcgcTCGCCCATTGTCCGCGGCGGGGCTGTGCGCACGCTCGGCTCGGCGCGGCGCAGGCTGTGGCGGGCGGTCAGGGGGCGGCTCCGCGCCGCTTCCCCCCCACCCTCCATCCCCGCGGCGCATCGCGCGTCGCCatggggcggcggcggcggcgctagCGCGGGGAACGGGCCCGCATGGCCCGCGGGGAGCCCGGCGGCAGCGCCCCGCGGcgccggggctggggggcgcCGGGCGGAGCGGCCCTCGGCCCCGCGGGGCTGCCGCGGCGCTGACggcggcgggaggaggaggaggaggaggaggaagaggaggaaggaccCGATGGCGAACAGCAGCgagctgggcagcagcagcagcccgcACCTGCCCAGCGTCGGCGGGATGCTGAGCGCCTCCGGGCTGAAGCTGGCCACGCTGGGCTTGATCCTGTGCGTGAGCCTGGCGGGCAACGTGCTGTTCGCCTGGCTCATCCTCAAGGACCGGCACCTGCACCGCGCCCCCTACTACCTGCTGCTGGACCTGTGCCTGGCCGACGGGCTGCGCTCGCTCGCCTGCTTCCCCTTCGTGATGCTGTCGGTGCGCAGCGGGGCCGCCTGGCCCCACGGGCCCCTGGGCTGCAAGGTGCTCGCCTTCCTGGCCGTGCTCTTCTGCTTCCACGCCGCCTTCCTGCTCTTCTGCGTGGGGGTCACGCGCTACATGGCCATCGCCCACCACCGCTTCTACGCCAAGCGCATGACGGGCTGGACGTGCCTGGCGGTGGTGTGCATGGTGTGGACCCTCTCCATGGCCATGGCCTTCCCGCCCGTCTTCGACGTGGGCACCTACAAGTTCATCCGGGAGGAGGAGCAGTGCATCTTCGAGCACCGCTACGTCAAGGCCAACGACACGCTGGGCTTCATGCTTATGTTGGCGGCCGTCATCGCCGCCACCCACCTGGTCTACATCAAGCTGCTCTTCTTCATCCACGGCCACCGCAAGATGAAGCCGGCCCAGCTGGTACCGGCCATCAGCCAGAACTGGACCTTCCACGGGCCGGGAGCCACCGGCCAAGCGGCTGCGAACTGGACGGCTGGTTTTGGCCGGGGGCCCACGCCACCCACCCTCGTGGGCATACGGCAGGCCACCCACAGCCAGATCAAGaggctgctggtgctggaggAGTTTAAGATGGAGAAAAGGCTCTGCAAGATGTTCTACATGATCACCTTgctcttcctgctcctctggtCCCCCTACATCGTGGCCTGCTACCTGCGGGTCTTCATTAAGGCCAGCTCCATCCCCCAGGTCTACCTGACCACCTCCGTCTGGATGACTTTTGCCCAGGCTGGGGTCAACCCCATCCTCTGCTTCATCTTCAACAAGGAGCTCAGGGTCTGTCTCCGAGCCCACTTCCCGTGCTGCCAAAGCATCCAGAGCACCCAGGGCACCATTCTTTGCGATCTCAAGAGCTTTGGGATGTAGGGgggc from Phaenicophaeus curvirostris isolate KB17595 chromosome 11, BPBGC_Pcur_1.0, whole genome shotgun sequence includes the following:
- the GPR27 gene encoding probable G-protein coupled receptor 27, producing MANSSELGSSSSPHLPSVGGMLSASGLKLATLGLILCVSLAGNVLFAWLILKDRHLHRAPYYLLLDLCLADGLRSLACFPFVMLSVRSGAAWPHGPLGCKVLAFLAVLFCFHAAFLLFCVGVTRYMAIAHHRFYAKRMTGWTCLAVVCMVWTLSMAMAFPPVFDVGTYKFIREEEQCIFEHRYVKANDTLGFMLMLAAVIAATHLVYIKLLFFIHGHRKMKPAQLVPAISQNWTFHGPGATGQAAANWTAGFGRGPTPPTLVGIRQATHSQIKRLLVLEEFKMEKRLCKMFYMITLLFLLLWSPYIVACYLRVFIKASSIPQVYLTTSVWMTFAQAGVNPILCFIFNKELRVCLRAHFPCCQSIQSTQGTILCDLKSFGM